In the Triticum aestivum cultivar Chinese Spring chromosome 2B, IWGSC CS RefSeq v2.1, whole genome shotgun sequence genome, ccctaagaatatctctccattgttggaggagcaaatcccactctcgagctatctagtcacTTGTTAAACAACTTTCCAATAAACCGAATCAATAGGGACTTCTACATGTATTTACCTGTgtatctcacaaacacattagtttcTCAatcaagtttgtcatcaatactccaaaaccaactaggggtggcactagatgcacttacacctccgTTCCTTTtctaaggtgtattagttttttgaTAAAATTGTACAATATAAGGTGCATTTATTTTAATTCCTCATAATACCCTTCTCACCCTCTAAAAAATAGGAATGTATCTCCCTTTTGATTGTCTGCATCTCTCCTTATAGCAAAAGAAgaaaagtctctctctctctcaattccATGTATCTCTTACTTTCGTGGACCAATTGATTTCCTTGTCACTAACCAACAAATTTTCCAACAGTAATTTCATCCTAATTTCTCTATAACTGTGTGCCTTGATCACGTGCCAAAAATAATACATCttacataaaggaatggagggagtaattccTATTCAAATGGACCTAATTAATTGCATATGTAATTAACTATCTACccaattaattgcattaatggttTGGTTTCCAAATTAATTCAGTGCTCGATTTTTAAAATATTTTCGCATGAATGACTGCTACAACGACGACTACTACCGAGTATTGTAGGACATATTTATTTTACAAATTTCTTGACATTTGAATGGACACACTTGATTTGAGAATGTATTATGTCTGTCTCTCTGTATGACTAAGAAGAAAAATAATATGACCGCGTCCACGAACGCCTGTATGTGGTGGTCCCACGACCAGCCTTCCATCACGACCATCCTCGACGCAGTGATCCAGGCCCTCGCATTCTCAAGTATCGTGCCGACATAAGGCCCGGCCACGATGTCCTCCATGGTATCGCACATGACGTCCCTCTGCGGGTGCGCACAGATGCATACACCCATAAGAAAAAGATATGTTAATTCTATTGTATTAGAAAAACGTGATTGTCAGTTAATAGCAGATATAATAACAATAGTAGTAATAATAACAATAAcaaccataataataataataataataataataataataataataataataataataataataataataataataataataataataataataataataataataaaatggcATAATGCGTGAATTAATGATTTTTTATTGAGCAATATCTCATTTCGTTTTGTAAGGTTGTCGAGAAAAATATTATGTTCATATTTTAGGAAGGTGATATCACATATATGATGCGATTTCTAAATTCTTAATTATTTATTATTTACATGATTAAAAGGAATCAACACCTGCCAAAACAAGCATGAAACAAGATCTCCCTCTTTCATAAGATTTGGTTTTTAATGGAAAGAAGAAACCAGTAAGAAGGGGTGTTGAGAGGTGAGAAAAAATAAAAACCGGTCAAAAATAAACCGTATCAGTATGAGGATACCAACTTTCCCTTCTTCATTAGTAGTACAGATTTGTAAGTGTATTAttatgacatgagccatgacgataaGCATTTCGTGGAAGATTTGACTTGGTAAGTCTATTATCTGCGAATCCTTCGATCCTGAGAAAATAAATGCCGGAGATTTGGAGCTTCACCCGATATTTGCTGGCTTCCACTGTGACCTGCTCTGCTAGCTCTCCTCTGCTGGCTTCTGTTTTGCTCGCTGCCGCCTACATATAGCCCGCGTACACTGCCGTCCAGTCTCATCGGCCACTCAGCACCACAGAACGGTGATGGGGAGAGAGAAGCACGCAATGGATTCTGTGGCGGTCGTGGCGGTGCCGTTCCCGGCGCAGGGCCACCTCAACCAGCTGCTGCACCTGTCGCTGCAGCTCGCGTCGCGCGGCCTGGACGTGCACTACGCCGCGGCCGCGCAGCACATCCGGCAGGCGCGCACGCGCGTGCACGGCTGGGGCGAGGAGGCGCTCCAGTCGATCCAGTTCCACGACCTCGGCATCTCCAGCTACGTCTCACCGCCTCCAGACCCCACCGCCGACTCGCCCTTCCCCTCCCACCTCATGCCCCTGTTCGAGGCCTACACCGCCAGCGCGCGCGCCCCGCTCGCGGCCCTCCTCGAGGACCTCTCTGGTTCCTGCCGCCGCGTGGTCGTAGTGCACGACCGCATCAACGCCTTcgccgctgaggaggccgcgcgGCTGCCCAACGGCGAGGCGTTCGGGCTGCACTGCGTGGCCGTGTCGATGCTCGTCGGAAGAATCGACGCCAACCACCGGCTACTGCGTGAGAACGGCGTCGTCCTCAGCTCCGTCGAGCGCTATGCGACCAAGGAGTTCATAGAGTACGCCAACCGGGCCAGACCGGCGAAACAGATCTCGACTGGCGCGGGCATCCTGGCAAACTCATGCCGCGCGCTCGAGGGTGATTTCATCGACGTTGTCGCCGGGCACCTGGCCGCCGACGGCAAGAAGCTCTTCGCCATCGGACCGCTAAACCCACTGCTCGACGCCAGCGCGTCGAAGCAGAGCAAGCAGCGGCACGAGTGCCTGAACTGGCTCGACAAGCAGCCTCCGTCGTCCGTGCTGTACGTGTCCTTCGGCACGTCGTCGTCTCTGCGAGCGGAGCAAATCGAGGAGCTTGCAGCAGCACTGCGCGGCAGCAGACAGAGGTTCATATGGGTGCTGCGCGACGCCGACCGCGGCGACATATTCGTGGAGGCCGGCGAGAGCCGCCACGAGAAGTTCCTATCAGAGTTCACCAAGCAGACGGAAGGGACGGGGCTGGTGGTCACCGGGTGGGCGCCGCAGCTGGAGATCCTAGCACACAGCGCAACGGCGGCGTTCATGAGCCACTGTGGCTGGAACTCGACCATGGAGAGCATGAGCCACGGCAAGCCGATTCTCGCCTGGCCCATGCACTGCGACCAGCCGTGGGACGCGGAGCTTGTCTGCAACTACCTCAAGGCCGGCATCCTCGTGCGCCCATGGGAGAAGCACAGTGAGGTGGTCAAAGCGAAGGCCATCCAGGAAGTCATCGAGGAGGCCATGCTCTCCGACAAAGGAATGAGCATCCGCCAACGGGCAAGGGTGCTCGGGGATGCCGTCCGTGCCTCCGTGGCTGACGGCGGTTCATCACGCAAGGACCTAGATGTTTTCACTGCTTACATCACCAGGTGATCGACAAAATGCCATGTGGGACGATGCCTTTTGATGCCAATACAGTTTTTTTCTCAGCCAGCTGATTTGCCTTTTGATGCCGATACAGTTTTTTTCCAGTCAGCTGATTATGCATGCGGTTTCATAATTCACGTGTCAGAATTGTAGTTTTTTTTTAACATGGGTACAGACACGAGccctcatatacacgcgcatacactcacccctatgaacgcacacatgcaaaCCCTATTCCTATGAGCGCATCCGAAAGCCTAAGtcagcatatcatcttgagatttacgaagtcaccctaggcgcctcgtcgtcgacaggaacgtctccccccactgaatgcgcatcgccggaaatcctgaaataaatacaGGAATAAATacgagcatcaggatttgaaccctgatgagcTGAGGATATCACACTCCCTCTGACCATCTAACCACAAGTTGGTTCGCTGTCAGACTTGTAGTTCAAAACTCGTAGTTTGTAAGGGACTATGGATACAAAAATCCCACCTAACTGAGAATGAGATGACCTAGAAAAGAAATACGGGGTTGACAACAACAAAATACAAACAGCAGGAACAAACACTAACATGACATATTTGTatgtaataaataaataaagatatATTACATCTGTCCCAAATTAGTTGTCTTAAATTTGTGAATACACTCAGATGCATTCTTATCTAGACAAATCTGAGTCAATTTTCTTTTGCGGGGCTGAGTCAAATaattcaggacggagggagtattacacaCTTTAACACTGTTTCCGGAAACCAATAGCACAAAAACAATTATGTGATGGCTTTGAAGTATGCGAACTAGCGAGCTGGACATTTTAAGTCCAAATTTTCACATAAGTAACTGCTTGCAATTTTAGCCTTCAAAATGTGCAAGGTAGCCAATTGCATATTTCTAAACCCAAAATTGCACTCAAAAAATATGTGTGATTTTGGGAGCTTCAAAACGTGCAAACAACCAAAATGTGAATTTAATTAAAAAATAGGGTGGAACTAATTGTGTACAGTTTCAGGCTTTATATCCTACAAACAAACAAGTTGAATATCTCctattccagtattacgcaaaatAGAGAACAAATTTGTGATTGGATGGTTTGCAGGGTGGTTGTATCCACAGCCCACCATGGATTAAACCCCGGGTTTGACACCCATATATGTCTCATAAAAACGGAATATTCAGTCGGTGGGAGGCGATGTTTTCATCGATAGCGAGAAGTCTATGGTGACTTCATCAATATCAAGGTATGTCAGCTCAGTCTTTCataggtgctcatagaggtagcatttacgtgtgtgcattcatagagaTGAGTGCATGTATTTGTATGTGAATGTCTTGTGTTTTGTTTCTTAAAAAAAActcacaaatatatatatatatatatatatatatatatgataattTAATTTTAAAAAAGTACATATACCCAATTTCATATATTTAATTGTAAAGTTGCTAGATTTAAATTGAGCAATTGGCAATTGAAAAATAAATAACTTGCTCAAAACTCAAAAGTTATATTATCAACAAGGACAAATCTTTACAAATAAAATATAGTGAAAAGTTtccctccggacgaccggccgaAAGCTTGGCCGGTCGCCCCTCGCTCGCTCGCTCTTTCCACGCAGTGGTGCAGGCCACATATGCTAGGTGGGCCTCAAGTGAAACTTTTTTTTCTTCCTCTCGCGAgcacctccttccccccccccccccccgctgcaagCATCTCATCCCCCCACACCTTAAACTAATCCCCCACAGATGGTACAACTGTAgagtttttttgctggaaccgacgGTATTTTTTGCTTCAATCGGCGTTGCTTTTTGCGTCGGTGCTACAAGCAGTTTTTGTGCAACCGCAAAAGCTGCAAGCGGCATCTGATTAAGCTACAACTGGCCGCAAAAGCTTAAACCAGAGATGCACGAAAACTGGGTGCTGGCCAGTGCTGCAACCGTTGACAGGAAAGCTTTGACCCTAGATAAAAAAAGCATCAACTAGACACTGTGAAAAGAAAAAAGTTGCAACATTTGACAGAAAAAGCTTCAACTGTAGATGCAAAAAGCTTCAACCAGTCATTGTGCAATGAAATTTTGCTGGAAGTGGCTTTGGTTTTTGCGGGAACCGGCAGAATTTTTTGCTTCAAACGCTGACACCCACAGAATTTTTGCTGGAACAGCCCATTAGATTTGCTGGAAATTAGCGTGATTTTTGTTGCAGCTAGTGACTACTGGTGATGCTATTTTTTGTGTGCTAGAACCGGCCCCTGCCATTGCTGGAACCGGCGGACGCCATTTTTTTATGCATCTGAAGCCTTTTTTGCTGCAGCGGCGACGACGGCAAGCGGCTACGGCGCccggcggcgaggggcggtggccagcggcgacgacgagcggcggcgaGCCGACGGTGCTTCAAGTCTGGACACGGACGGATCTAGCGATCAAGCCAGTGGTGTTTTTCGTTGGGTAGCAGGCAGATCTGGTTCGTTGGAATCGCCAGATTTAATGGCGGCGTCCGGCCGAAAGTTGGGCCGACATCACTAGCCTAAAATATAACCATCTTTATGTTTAGTACACAAACACTTTTTCAGTGTAGATGTTAGCTTAGTAACCACCATCGGACCTTGTTGGCAACTACGTGGTTAGGGCGCATGCGACTCCTCAGTTGTTCATAATCAACCCTAGTGCGCGTCGCTGGCTGCTCACACAAGATCAGAGAAGTGTCAGTGGTGTCAAGGTGCCTATGTCAAGGAGGAGGTGAAGGGAGCGCGGGGAAGGACGATGCGCATCGATGGGCAGATCAAGGGAAGGAGATGACGCGGGGATGTGACGTTGCATTCCATAGGTAGTGGtggaggaggagatgatgacgatggcggatGCACATCCGCAAGGAGGGGATTGGGGTGGAGGCAAACGACTTTGGTTAAGGGCTAGGGAAGGACAATTATAACTTCATGCCTCACTAACGGGACGCTTGGCCTAATCGTCAGCGGTATGTTCCATTCTTGAATGGCCAACCAGTCTTGCTTGTCGGTTGTAGAGGGTTGTCAGCTCTATTCTACCCTAGGACCCTGAGAGCAACCCTAGCAGACCCCGTAAAATGCCGACCCGCAAAATGCGTTTGCAGTTCGACGTAAAACTTGTTTGCGGGTCGAGAACGAGCACGGCAGATCTACCATAGATGAAACCGCATAATTTGCAAATACAGATTCACGGGAGAAATTGCACCatagttgttggggatataactattaggtatgacccgcccaggagaccgggttatacctatgacgaTTCTTGATATGAAGCCCACAtggatattgaagatggcggttcacaggcaagggcccaaggcccaaaggcgacttaaggcccgtagagataaaccgccatatatgtaagaCTTTATCGTAAGGTATGTAAAGAtattcaccgagccggacacattgtatatgaccggccgggactctgtgagccgttgggcgtcaacctatgtatataaagggatgatccggcggcggttcaggacaagggACAAcaaatcgaaagctaggtcaagcgaactcgctccctggtaatcgataagcaataccacctcaaactggattaggcctttaccttcaccgcaaggggcagaaccagtataaactctcatgtcctttgtctcgtttaacccctttaagctaacctagttgcgatggctctacgactaagtcctttcatgaggacatctgtcgtgactattccacgacagttggcgcccaccgtggggccagcgcatggtggtttcgggttcttgaagggtagctttgAAGGGATCAAAGAATAtgatgtgggccggatgaccaagagtcgccgcggcaagctctacatcgacgatgcaggctggggccccgaggccggctcaattgagtatgtgtaccgggtccccttcggcgaatccacgtcttcatcgacaagatcagcgagccgggccctgagccggacatctgcaccgacatcttCAAAATGGCTCAGCATGCAAGACCCACCCGAGCTCAGCCCgcatgaagcgtgcctttgtgggatgcatccatggagcgtaatttgatgaaggatctatATCTGGCGACGAGacagccatctactctgatggtgagtcgtccacgggcgagactacttcgctgtatcaactgcaagatggtgggcttgggggctattccgatggcaacagtatttctgacccctatgagccgccgaaaaagttgggatcttcatggctggtacacaacCTGTGCAAAATTCTTCAACCGCAACAGCTATGACTTCTGGGTCAGCGATGATgatggcagccggggcaggaggccttgtacGCCCACGGGCTCAAGTTTTGATGGATTTAATGGATAGATTGACAGATCTATTGATAGGAGTGGtcaacccggcgaatcaagctcagcatgatgcagaggttgCAAAGTTACGTGATGAGGTAGCACTAgctaaggaagacctggcggcAGAGGACGTCAGGATAGCCGCAGAACGGGCTGCTCTAGACGCTCAGGCCCAACGGATTCAGTCAGAGGCTTTCCGACTTACGATGGATCAAAATgcttcaaatgaaatcatgaggaggaggcaccagtccCATCTACCTCCGATTTACGAGGCTAGAAACCTCTTCCCCATGCATGAAGCGGGGACCAGTGACCCTCCAGAGATAAACCGGGTTGCGACGCCTGGAGTCGGAATGCCGGTTCAGCCACGCATGACGGAACCCCCTCGTCTGAACAGCGCTTCGCCTCAGCATGTCCCAATACCACCGGGCCATTATTCCAATCCTTTGGaaaacatgattgctgcggcggcacgattggcggctctcccggtggatggcGACTCTCTAGCAGTGGTTGAAACACGAaaggctagagagcttcttcaaacagcgttggtgcagcaggaggcatattcttacagtcgagataggattcactcaacccctcgcccaagccggagttatagcaggcacatgggcTCACCAGCCAtttcaagcaacgcccagcgccgtgaccagccgcgtgggcatgacccggcgcgtgatggagctcctaacttggttgatcaggacagagtgcgtcaagaagctgagcaggcggcttaaCGGGCGGCTTACCATCCCCTTCCGGTTTATCCAACAACTTCAGTAGAGGCAAGCGTGACCTCTAGATCTACGGTGGTACCCTGTTTGgtgtcggctctgcgtaatgagcgtttgcccaaggatttcaaaggacctcgtaaggtgcctaattacacagccgacttaccccctgaggcgtggattgagagttacgaaatggccatggaactgttggaggtcagtgacgcagtgtgcgctaagtatttcaccatgatgctggatggaacggcccgtacttggttaaaggggTTGTCGGCTAAATCCAtcggtcatgggctgagttaaaagcccggtttattcagaactttaaagacacgtgcaaacaacccatgtcgattgtggatttggctacttgcgcccaagaggagggtgaatcaacaacccattgggtgcaccgggtcaaaGCTATTATACATTCATCCGATAACATGAATGCTggttctgcagtcttaatgttggagaaaaattgtcgttttttgcctcttaagcagaagccggggcggctcaagcgcgattgtaatgatatggggcagctgattatggctctaatcaaatatgccgactctgatagtagcaaggaccccgagtctgatgatgacaagccgggaaagggaaagaagaatggaaATGCCAAGGGtccgcagcataacccggcgaatcaggggggcaacggtaaacgcaaggctgatggtaactcggagtttgtggctaacaccaatgcacagaacAATAATCAGCGATGTAAGGGAAGGCCGCCTCCCCGGGCCGGTGGatcaggtcctactcttgagcaggtgatgaatgagccctgtccaaagcatggcacACGGGAGAAACCAGCtactcacctttggaaagattgttcaattaTGAGGGATTTCAAAAATTCTAACTCGTTTCACAGCAATAAtgggtcgggcggcggctcaggttccgGTGGCGGCAGTCCTCATGGCCTGCGTTatggaggtggcggttctaattccggctttcagggtcaccaaggtcatcagggtggttataatcaaagtcctcagggtggttataatcaaggtaatcagggtggttacaatcaacaatCCGGACAGgagggtcagcagcagcagcaatccggatatcaaagtcatccaaagtagttgaatagtgggcagtatcatgtgttcaccacaagtttgtgcaagcgggaccagaagcttcataagagggccatGAACGCCGTTGAGCCGGTTGTTCctcattacttgcgatggtctgagcagcccataatGTGGAGTCGAGCGGATCACCCGCCCCAGGTTGATAATTCGTGTCActtagctttggtggtggcgcctcaagttggtggatacaaattcactaaggtactcatggatggaggtagtagcattaatatcctttattatgagactttccgtcgcatggggttaattgataaaaatcttaagacatccaatattgttttccatggagtggtgcgtggtaaatcggcataccctgtaggcaagattgagctggaagtggcctttggagatgagcacgattccagggctgagaagttaacctttgaagtggtcaaaatcggCAGTCCATACCACgctttgtttggacggccggcttatgccaagctCATGGCACgcccatgttatgtttatctacagctcaagatgtcgggttacaaagggaccatcacagtgcatgggagtcggaagatagctcaggagtgtgaagaaggtgatgttgcttatgctgagtatgtatgtgcaacagaggaattgaagttttacaaggataatgttgacccggcggatatgacatctttgaaaaagccaactacagagcatgatccggttttgaagtttaaatcagcggATGATACTAAGCTTGCtgactttgttcctggtgattcatccaagctgT is a window encoding:
- the LOC123046358 gene encoding putative cis-zeatin O-glucosyltransferase, with product MGREKHAMDSVAVVAVPFPAQGHLNQLLHLSLQLASRGLDVHYAAAAQHIRQARTRVHGWGEEALQSIQFHDLGISSYVSPPPDPTADSPFPSHLMPLFEAYTASARAPLAALLEDLSGSCRRVVVVHDRINAFAAEEAARLPNGEAFGLHCVAVSMLVGRIDANHRLLRENGVVLSSVERYATKEFIEYANRARPAKQISTGAGILANSCRALEGDFIDVVAGHLAADGKKLFAIGPLNPLLDASASKQSKQRHECLNWLDKQPPSSVLYVSFGTSSSLRAEQIEELAAALRGSRQRFIWVLRDADRGDIFVEAGESRHEKFLSEFTKQTEGTGLVVTGWAPQLEILAHSATAAFMSHCGWNSTMESMSHGKPILAWPMHCDQPWDAELVCNYLKAGILVRPWEKHSEVVKAKAIQEVIEEAMLSDKGMSIRQRARVLGDAVRASVADGGSSRKDLDVFTAYITR